CGACGCTGGATGGAGACAGTTTCGCAGCTATTTAGAATACTTTGCCCAGAAGTATGGAAAAGTGGTAGTAGCTGTAGAACCTCACTACACCTCGCAGCAATGCCCAGATTGCGGTACAATGGTTAAGAAATCGTTATCAACTAGGACGCACACTTGTAAGTGTGGTTGGGTTCTACAACGTGACTACGCTGCTGCAATTAACATACTTCGTAAAGGCAGAGAAAAAATTGCTACCTCAGGGCATGAGGGATCTTGGTTTCTAAACGGAAACCAAGAAACGCTAGGGGAGTTGAAACCTCTGTTCAGTCTGGAGCAATCCTGATTGAGTAAGTTTCGAGGTTGAGCCTAGAATCCCACGGCTTGAAGCCGTGGGAGTGTCAAAAGTCTTCATCTGGACATGATATGAGCGATCGCCCTGAGAGCGATCGCTCATATTTGGTATTCAGATCAAGAGGTGCAATATCTGAAGTTAACTAGTCTCATTGATTCACTGCGCTCATATGTTGTTCTGAATACCGCTCACCCGCTGCAATTCCTTTAGGTGCTACCTCCTCAATTCGACGCAAATCGTTTGGTGTGAGCGTGATTTGGGTTGCTGCTACATTTTCTTCCAGATAAGTGCGGCGTTTTGTGCCAGGGATAGGAACTCGGACATACCCATACAACCGAGTCCCAGTTCTGAAACGACCAGTCCTTGATGTCCCAATTTTCTCATTTTCATGACGCTTTCTCCTTGTTGGATTTCTGCATTATTGGCGTGTACCCAGGGCAAAGACATCTAAAAATTAGGCTTGAGAATATGCTACATAATATACTACACCATTAGCTAAGATAAGTTAAAAAAACTGACACATACATATCGTATATGTCAGTAAATAGGGTGCTCTTTTTACCCAATGCCAACCAAAATTAGGAACTTGAGAGTGTTGATATTAGCCGATAGTTGTGGTGCGATCAACCAAAGGATCTGCGCTACCTTGCGCTTGTCTGTCTATAGGTGTTCCATGCAGTCGTGGATCTGCTAGGGGTGGTAGAGGTTCTGGTCCTAGCGGTCTGGGATTTTCAACATACTGGAATTCCCCTTTGCCATCTGGAGAAGGACCTTTTGCCCAGCGACCTTCTGCACTTTCGGTGCCTTCTGAATGATTCCAGAACTGATAAGCAAACTCGCGCTTCTCCAATTCCAATGGGAAGGAACTGGGAACTGGAGTGTCTTCCAGTCCATCTGCTTTTAACTCCTCAAGGGCTGCTATCCACTGGTTTTGATGCATGGTGTCGCGGGCAATCATGAAACTCAGGGTATCTTTGACTCCTGCGTCATTGCTCATCTCGTACATCCGCACTGCTTGCAAGCGTCCTTGAGATTCCGCGTGGAGATTTGACCGGAAATCAGCCATCAGGTTTCCACTGGCGACGATGAAGCGACCGTTCCAGGGAAAACCGACGCTGTCAGCTGCCGTGGCACCCAAACCGGAGACGATAGCGTGTTGGGGGTTCATAGCTGCCGCCATCACATCTACAATCACATCCTGTGGATTGGTACCGCCCATAACCGCTCCCACCACTGGGTCTTGTGCACCTTGTTCTTGCAGTTTGATGGGTGCGTGATTCAGTAGGTGAGCAATCATCGTGGCAAGCATTTCGACGTGACCGATTTCTTCGGTACCAATGTCCAAAAGCATATCGCGGTACTTCGCAGGTCCGCGACAATTCCAGCCTTGGAACAGGTACTGCATCATCACGGTCATTTCACCAAAGGTGCCACCGATGAGTTCTTGAATTTTCTTGGCGTAAATTGGATCGGGTTTTTCTGGTGGTCTGAAGTATTGGAGCTTCTTAGTGTGGTAAAACATTATTGTGACCTCATTTGCATACAGGGCGGCACAAATTCAGGCTCAATTGATATTTGTGTCGCTTATGCTTTCTAGGAAACCTATTTAATGCTTGCTGTACCTCACTCTATAGTTAAATAAAAAATACTTAAAAAATAAGTAAACTGACTGAGGTCATTGAGTTCTTAGGCAGAAGACTAAAAATGCAATCAGAGGGACTGCTGCCTTTAGAAAATAAAGAAAAAACCAGAGGTTCAGCCTCTGGAGAGATGTCATGATGAGTGATTCTGGTAAGAAGTCAAGGTGTATAAATTAATCCTCATCCCGACCGTGAACTTGAGCGGGTGGACTGGTTGCCTCAACAGCAGTAAATGGTTCTAGGATTTTGTAAGTGTGGGATGCGCCCTTTGGCACGACCCAAGAATTCCCAGACTCCAGTAAAACGACTTGACCTTCGATGTGCAACTCAGCACGACCACTAATCACATAACCAACGGTTTCATATTCCCGCGTTGCTGGTTCTTTGGGTTCGTCAGGTTGTTCGTTCTCCCAAAGACGCATTGAAACACTTTTGCCGGAGGCGAGATACTTTTGACCTTGTTGACCTTTAGGAGAATAAGCTGAGTCTACTTTTTTAACACTTGTGTCAGCCATATTTGTTTCCTCAATTAGGTTTATAAAGGGGGAGTAGTTATTAGTGCTTAGTAGTACTTTTTAACAACTAACGACTAACCACTAACATTGATAGTTTTGCCTGTGCGAGCTGCTTCATAAATCAGCTGCATAAGTCTAACGTCTTGCAAGCCTTCTTCGCCAGGAGTTTTAGGCTGTTTGTTCTGTATGATGCTCTCAGAAAGGTGATCTATCTCTAGGGCGAACTGGTTTTTTTCCTCAATATTTTGCTCTTCTATGCGATTGTTGCGATTGATGAATAAGCGATGTTGGTAGTAGTCGGTGGCTGGATCTAATTCTAAGACAGCATCAGAACCAAAAACTTGAATGCGTTTGGTATTGGAGTAGCCGTAGCTTGAAGTACAGTTCGCAAGAACACCGCTAGGGAAACGCAGCACGAAGTTGACATTTTCCTCGACTTCCCGAAAGCGGGGGTCGCCAGGAGTGCTGTACATCATGGCGCTGATTGCTACAGGTTCCTCGCGAGTAATGTACCGTGCTGCTTGCAAGCTGTAGATACCAATGTCGTAGAGGGAACCACCGCCAGCTAGCTTTTTTTGCATCCGCCAAATGTCGGCGGGGTCTTTGGGATCGAGGTTGCGTCCGTGGTCAGAGGTTATCGACTTGAGCTTACCAAGTTTGCCGCTTTGAGCAAGTTGAATGGCGGCGAGGTTGTATGGTTCATACTGAGCGCGGTAAGCAATCATTAATTTGCGGTTTGCTTTTTTTGCCGCCTCAATCATTGCTTGGCATTCTTCTGGTGTGTTCGCCATTGGCTTTTCACACATGATGTGTTTGCCAGCTTGCGCCCCACGAATGCTGTATTCAGCATGCATCCCGTTAGGCAAGATGATATAAATAACGTCTACTTCCGGGTTATTGCGGATAGAGTCGTAGTTCTGGTAGTTATAGATATTTTTGGGGTTGATGCCGTATTGCTGTGCATACTTTTCAGCTTTAGCACGCTCTCCACTCACTAAAGCCACCAACCTCGAGCTTTTACACTCTGCAAAAGAGGGCATGATCTGTTGGGTGGCAAATTTACCCAAACCAACAACCGCCCAGCCTAGCTTTTTTTCAGGGGGCAAAGATGGTTCATTGCTTGGTGCTGGTCCTGCTTGAGCTAGGGTACGCGCAGGTTTGATAATGTGTCCCACTGCTCCAGCAACACTGAGTCCCATGAACCCAAAACCAGCTCTATGTAAAAGAGCGCGGCGAGATAGTTCTTTTTTCATTTGCAGCAAAGAACAAATGACCTTAGGGTTTGAGTACAACTTTGATGCAGTTGTCTTTCTTGTGCTTGAAAATTTCGTAGCCGTGAGGCGCTTGTTCTAGGGGTAAGCGGTGAGTGATGACAAATGATGGGTCGATTTCACCGTTCTGTACGCGCTCAAGTAAAGGACGTAAGTATTTGTGGACGTGGGTTTGTCCCATCTTGAACGTCAAGCCTTTATTCACAGCAGCACCCATTGGCACTTTGTCTAAAAAGCCACCATAAACTCCAGCAAGAGACACATTACCGCCTTTGCCACAAGAGAGAATGACTTGGCGCAAGGCTGTAGGTCTGTCTGTTTCTAGACGTACTGCTTGCTTTGCTTTGTCGTATAACGCCATAAAGTCCGTGCCGTGTGCCTCCATACCTACTGCATCAAGAACAGCATCAGGACCACGACCACCAGTCATTTCTTTAAGGGCTTCGCCGACATTCACTTCTTCGTAGTTGAGGACTTCAGCCTTGCCGTATTCTTTCGCCATCTGCAAGCGTTCAGGGATGCGGTCAATAGCTATAACACGGTCTGCACCTAGCAAATAAGCGCTCTTGATGGCAAATTGTCCAACTGGCCCGCAACCCCAAACAGCGACGATATGACCAGGTTTGATGTTACAGTTCTCCGCTGCCATGTAGCCAGTCGGAAAGATATCTGTTAAAAATAATACTTGCTCATCCGTTAAACCATCAGGGATTTTGAACAAACCCACATCAGCAAATGGGACTCTGGCATACTCTGCTTGACCACCAGCGTAACCGCCTAACATATGAGAGTAACCAAACAGACCCGACGGCGAATAACCCATTAACTTTTCTGCCATCCAGCCGTTTGGATTAGAGTTGTCACACAGCGACCAGTAATCCCGTTGGCAAAAAAAGCAGTTCCCGCAAGCTATTGTAAAGGGAACGACAACGCGATCGCCCACTTTTATATTCTTCACTGCGCTGCCAACTTCAACGACTTCCCCCATGAATTCATGACCGAGGATATCACCCTTTTCCATCGTGGGGATAAAGCCATCGTAAAGATGCAAGTCAGAACCGCAAATTGCCGTTGAGGTAATTTTGACAATAGCATCACGTGGGTTAATGATTTTTGGATCTGGCACCGTTTCGACTCGCACATCATTGGCACCATGCCAGCAAACTGCTTTCATAAGTCTTTAGTCCTTGGTCATTTAATAAAACTTGTAGTGAGGACTGTAGTCCTTGTTTTTGTGGAAGAAGAGGACTTTAGTCCTCACTACGCATAATATAAGGTGTAGGGTGTAGTGAGTCCCTACACCCTATAATTCTACTTATCTAGCTTGAGAAGGTTCTTGATAGTATCCTTCTGTTGTTCCAGTGACTGGCGCAACTGTTTTTTCAACTCTTTTTTCAGTTGAATTCAAAAATTCTTTTGTGCTGCGAGGAAGTTCTTCATCAAGATTGAGTTTTTCGCGGATATTGTCAGCAGTTTCTTTCAGACTTTCTTTGGCTTGTTCAATCAGGTTGTTGCCGTTACTAGTCGTGTTTGTTTCCGGTTGTGCTTTGTAATAATTCGCCTCTGGTGTTGTGATGTTTTCATCTAGATCAACTGCTGCACGGAGATTATCAGCAGTTTCTTTCACCTTTTTTGTGGCTTTTTCAATCAGCTTGTTGTCGTTTTGGATATTGCTTGTATCAGAAGGTGTCCCCTTGTAATAAATACCCTCTGGCGATTTTACGGTTTCATTTGGAGCGATCGCCTCACGGACATTATCAGCAGTTTCTTTGAGGTTCTTTCTGGCTTTTTCAACCAGCTTGTTGTCGTTTTGGATATTGCTTGTATCAGAGCTTGTATCAGAAGGTGTCCCCTTGTAATAAATACCCTCTGGCGATTTTACGGTTTCTTCAGCTTGTGCTTGCAGTGCGTTACCGTAGCCTAAAGCCTGCATTACGAAAAATGTTAATCCTACTAGAAAAACAGTCAGAATCTGACGCAAGCGCTTCATAAATTTCCTCCAATATATTCAGTTTGAGTTGAGTTAGTAGATAGTAGATAATAGTTATTTGTTTTTTTAAACTAACAACTATCAACTATCAACTAACAAGCCTTATGGTTTCAGCAGAACTTTGACACAGTTGTCTTTCTTGTGCTTGAAAAGCTCAAAGCCCTGCTTAGTTTCTTCAAGGGGTAAATGATGAGTGAAAACACGGGATGGATCAACTTCTCCATTCAAAACATGATCCAACAACATGGGCATATACTTCTGACCGAACATTTGCCCCATTCTGAAGGTCAAGCCTTTGTTGAAGGCTGCACCCATCGGTATTTTGTCGACAAAGCCTCCGTAAACACCCATGATGGAGAGAATGCCACCCTTGCGACAAGCCAGCATCATTTGCCGCAGTACGTGAGGGCGGTCAGTTTCTAGCTTTACTGCCGTCTTGGCTTCGTCGTAAAATCCTTCTAGACCCACACCGTGTGCTTCAAGTCCAACGGCATCAATACAAGCATCAGCACCACGTCCACCCGTCATTTCTTTGAGGGCTTCGCCTGCATCAATTTCCTCATAGTTGATGGTATCTGCATTGGCGAAGTCTTTAGCCATCTGGAGGCGTTCGGGAAATCGGTCAATACCAATCACGCGTTCTGCACCTAACATATAGGCGCTTTTCATGGCAAAAAGTCCCACTGGGCCGCAACCCCAGACTGCTACAATATCTCCAGGTTCAATATTGCACATTTCTGCTCCCATATAGCCTGTAGGGAAGGCATCGGAAATGGGCAGCACTTTTTCATCAGGAATGCCTTGTGGCACTTTGATAGCACCATAATCAGCAAACGGTACCCTGATATATTCTGCAAAGGCTCCTGCATAGCCTCCAAAAGCATGGGAGTAGCCAAAAATTCCTGAGGTACCAAACCCATATAATTTATCCTGTATCCAGGCGTTAGGGTTGGAATTATCGCACAGCGACCACATTTGTTGCTGGCAGTAGTTGCACTGACCACACCCAATAATTGAAGAGACGACAACGCGATCGCCCTTTTGTAATTTCTTAACTTCACTACCAATATCGACCACTTCGCCCATAAACTCGTGACCAATAATGTCACCAGCTTTCATCGTCGGGATGTAGCCATCATAAATGTGCAAGTCAGAACCACAGATGGTTGCTGAGGTTACTTTGAGAATAGCATCACGCGGGTTGAGAATCTTTGGATCTGGTACTGTCTCAACCCGCACATCATTAGCGCCGTGCCAACATACTGCTTTCATAGTTATTAGTCATTAGTCATTGGTCTTTGGTCACTGGTCAAAATTATTTGACTAATGACTTCATTGCCCACCTCTTGGTTGACCTTCATTGGTGGCAATTTCGCCTGCTTCCATCAACATCTTGAAACGGCGCAAATCATCACCTATTTGCTGTTCTGGTTCTTCCCCAAAGAGTTTGGCGAAAACAGATGCTAAAGCACCACCAGGCGGATTATATTCAACAACGACTTTGACCTCAGTTCCACGATTCCCAGGCGCTTTTTTGAAGCGGACAAAACCGGAGTTGTCAATATCTGCCCCTTCCACTGAAGCCCAAGAGATAAATTCGTTTTCCCGGTCTTCAATAATATCTGCATCCCACTCCACACTTCCGCCCAAAGGTGCACTTGCTATCCAGTGAGAACGCTTGTTGTCGTACACCTTCACAGACTTGAGATGCTTCATAAAATTGGGCAAATTCTCAAAGTTGTGCCAAAAGCGATAAAGCTCATCTGCCGGTTTATCAATCGTTACCGTCTTTTCGACTTTGATCACTTGGCTCACACTACCGCTGAGTACTTGCTGTGCCTGCTTAATTGTGCTTTGTTTCGTCGCGCCCTGATAAATCAGTCCACCACCTGCCAAAGCAGTCAACACCCCTCTTAAGGAACGTTGACTTAACCCCATTAACACCATTGCACCACCGCCAATTAATGAAGCCCAACGCTCCGTTTCACTGGCTTCCGTCTGACCTTGACTTAAATTATTTTCCGATGTTGATGCCATGTTCTTCTCTCTCCCTTGACTCTCAAAAACGAACCATTAAGGCGCAAAGATCCCCTCTTAATGTGTTGTTCCTACGAAGACTTTCCTCAACCAGGGGGAACCCCCCTTCTCCTGACACGGAAGTGTCCTTTTCTTTGCGCCTATGTGGTTCGTTCCACAAAGACCTTACATTGACACAGCAGCCCCTGTAGTCGGTTTAGCAGGCTTGACTTCTGTACCCATCCGCGTCCGATACAGGTCTACAAGCTGCTGCTCGTATACCAACAGATCTTTGTGGATTTGTGTGAAAATTGCAGTTGATACTGGGTCGGTCGTTGCTGCCATTAAGTTGCCAATATCGCCAATACCCGTTTGCACATCGCCCAAGGCAGAACGCAACTGATATATGTCGTCACTTCCTGTGAGGGCAGTCTTCACCTTTGCATACTGGTTAGCGATATTTGCTACTAAAGAAGGTTTTTCGCCCAGCTCATTCAGACGTGCTTCCAGTATTTGGATGTGGCGCTGTTTGTTGCCAATCATCTCTTGAAAAAGAGATTTGATTTGTGCATCCGATTCTTTCTGAGCATACTTGTCCAGCGCTTCTAGTGAATAACGCTCACCCGCAAGAGCCGTATTCAAGGCTTTGGTAATATCACCCTTAGTAGAACCACCCCAAGCATCAGCCAGTTTCCACCATTCAGCGTTTGTGTCTCTCTCATCTGGTAAAGCAGCATCTTTGCCACCATAACCAAGACGACTCAATAGAGCTGTGGTAAAAATTGGCAGATCTCCAGGTTGACGTGAACTAATCAAATTCCCATCCACAACCAAAGGTTCATCTATATAATTGGCACCGGCATTAATCATGTCTTTGCGAATTGCCAGGAAACCAGTGGCTTGTTTGCCTTTGAGCAAGTCGCCTTCAATCAAAAGTTGTGGTCCGTGACAAACCGCAGCTACCAATTTTCCTTGCTGCATTGCTTCTTGCACAAACCTCACTGTATTAGGGTTGCGCCGCATATGATCAGGAGCCATACCACCAGGAATGACCACAGCATCAAATTCAGAAGCTATTGCTTCAGTTGTGGTGCCATCGGGTTGTTTGGAAAGTTTTCCTTGTTTACCTTTATAGGTTTCGTTCATGCGCGAACCCAGGACAACCACTTCCATTCCTGCTTGCTTTAAAGCATTATAAGGAACTTGAAATTCCGAATCCTCTACAAAGTTTTCAATCAGGATAGCAACTTTTTTCTTACCAGTATGATTGTTTACCATTGACTTTCCTTAACTCCTCTTACTCATTGAATGTTCAGTTATGCAATTATCGGTTATTAATTTTGTTTGGTGAGTAGTAAACGCTTAAACGCTTGCTACTAACTAAGCAGGAACTTCACTCGTGGGCGATGTTGGGAATAGTTCCGCGTAATCGTCTGAAAAATTTGCCTGAAAATCTTCAAATTCACCTGGTGTCACAGCGTTCCTCAGAACTGCGAATACAGACCGGACGTGCATTACCGCTGCGGTTGGGTCTACTCCTTCTTTTTCACTGACACGCTTAATAAATTCTTGCAGGTCAAAGTGTTGACCGTTTTCACCCTCTCGCCCACGCAAATACTCACCTAGCTCCTGAGGTAACTGTGCTGCTAAATCCTTTGCTTCATCACCAACTATGCGTTCTTTAATTGTTTCTAGTGTGGCACTGGTCGCACGTTCTGCTTCTTCACGAGAATTCAACTGAGATAGGCTTTGAACGTGTTTAATAAACTCTCCGTATTTCATTTTTCTGCCTCCGCTTATCTTACTAAATACTTGGGTTGATTAGACTTAAAGTATTCAGTATTTTATTTTTCGTATTGTATTTTTCAATGCTAGATAAATTTTTATAAATCAAAGAACTTAAAATAACTCAGTTTTTTTGATTTCTTAATAATTTAGAAAATAGTTAGGAGCTATGACTTGGAGTTTCATTAAATAAGTAAAACCCCAAGTCATAAATCCTAACTGCCTTATCACTCGACCATGAATTCATGTAATCATTATTATTGCGCTAAAATGAGGGCTTTTTCGTCGTTCTTAGGGGATATATGTTTTTTATTTCTAAAGTGATACATTGATTATTTCCTATCTTTATTTTTCCATTAAACTAAAAAAAGTTATGAGTTAGTCATGTGGGAGTTAGCATAAGAAAGTATCTCCTAACTCCGACTTCCTGAATTCATAACTTTCTCTGAAGTGGCTATAACGTGAATTTATACATATAAGACTATGCATCAATGCATAGCTTCTCTTCATTCTTAAGGATGAGATTGTTTTATTCCTGAAGTCATACTTCTTTTGGAAGACTACCCTTAGAGAAGAAAGCGTTATTGTGAGGATGCAGCAAGGGCTAGGATTATGGCAGAAAAAAGAGATTTATCAGAGCAAAATAGTAATAACGAACTTGCAACGGATGATTTGCCCCAAGAAATTACCGAATCTTACGGAACTGGTGTTCAGGCAGAACCAGGGTATAACATTGGCGATCGCAGACAACGGTATCAGACGGAGGGGACTGTAGAAGCCAGTCCAGAAATAACAGGGGGGGATATAGATGCGGCTTGGGAACTGGAAGCAGCCGTAGGTGATGAAGCTGTTGGTGGTACCGCTCCTACTCCCGATCAAGATATTGTTGATGAGATTGGTGCTGCTGTTGGGTTGGAAATGGACGACAAAGCCTTTGTGCGAACAACGGAAATTTTGGAGCAGCGGGACGATAGACGCTGGGAATTAGACCCAATGTCCTCGCCAGATTATGAGGATAGAAGGAACGAGACACAGGAGTAGGGGTAGTAGGGGGAGACAAATTAATCTCCCTTATTTCCCCCCAGTGCCTTCAGGATCATCCCAATGCTGAGACAATATTACCCCGCGTTTTTTGCAAGTGCGGTAGTGGGTATTTTGTCATCAAAAACGCAGAACCGATGTTCATGTGAATAGTTTCATCAAAGACATCAATTAGGGTAGTCCTGAGTTTCGCCTGTCGCCAGAAAAACTCCAGCGTTGTTAACCAGGATGTCTAAGTTGCCATAAGCAATAATTGCCGTTTGCACGCAACGTCTCTCGACGTTTCAACTTCCTGAAAGGTATGAGTTTGTGGTGAGTTGTTAGTAGAAGACAACTAGCTACTAACCACTAAGAACTCATCCACTGATTGTTCTTCTCTTTGATTGAGATACATCTGCCTTCAGCGGGGTTAAACACTAAATGCACGTTTGATACTGTTGCTAATGTTGGTAATTTATTGCAATCGGGGTTTTTTATGACATTCACTCAAACTAACGACCCAACTATTCGCGAAATTGTCCAAGCTTTTCAAAGCTTAAATGTAGACGATCAGCTAGCTTTGTTTTGGTTTATTTACAAAGAAATGGGCAACTCTGTTACCCCCGCAGCACCCGGAGCCAGCACTGTTTCCACAGATATTGCTGAAGGTTTGTTCAATCAAGTTAAGGAATTATCCCACGAAGAACAGTTGCAGTTACAGCGCGATTTAATTAACAAGGCAGATAATCAATATACCCGTATGTATGGCTCGATGAGCGAAACTACCAAGTTACTGTTTTGGTATCGCCTAGCTCAAGGCATGGAAAACGCTACTATCATTCCTATGCCTCCAAACTATCAGCTTTCTTCCCAATCTCAAGAACTGCTCAATAGAATTAAGCAAATTGATTTCGAGCAGCAGATTACTCTTTTCCGCGATTACGTTGCGCCAATGGGTGCTGAACCAAAAGCTGGTGCTGAAATTTAAAATTTCCAGATTTTAAACTAGTATCCATCCTTCATTGCTAAATAGCAAATAAAAAAACATAGATAAGCACAGAGTCAACAAACTATGCTATTCACTCTGTGTTTATCTATATTTTTCGCTCAAGTAGTTACACCCTATAATAGCCGTCACGCCTTTGACTTGGTAATTAACAATTTTTTAATTTTACCGATGTACTTTCATCTCTCTTTAGATAGGTATCAAAAGATTTTTCTCTAAAAATCTTTCTATCTTTTAATAGTGATTTCGTTATGACTGAAATCTTTAATCTTGAAATAGGCATGAGCAAGAGCAGTCAAAATTTCTACTCTGTTGCTTTGGCAGAAAGATTTTCACAACATAAGGCAAAGTCACCGTTTTGGGAACAATATTGTCACTAATTTATCCTAAAATTCCGTGACTTCCACCCATAAACAGTATTAGCAATTTATGTTGCTAACTCCCTCAAATCGCTAAAAAATTATTACCAATTAGGAGGTTTCATGACTTCTACAAATACCAATGCCATACAAGAAGCTGTAGCAGGGTTTAGGAGTTTGATTATTGACGATGAGCTACTAGTGCTGGCGTTACTGTACCGCGATGTTGCTGGATCAGTTCCCGCCGATGCTGCAAATGCCTTGCCAACACAAGATGCTGCAAATTTGGTAACACGAGTTGAGCAACTGTCGCCCCAAGAAAATCAGCTATCTGCTCTGCGTGACTTCCTAGGAGCAGAAAGAAATGACCAAGATGCAACAATCCTCGATCCAAACCCAAGCAAGGCGCTGGCTGAACTTGTTACTGGCGGCGGAACTACAATTCCCGCTCATGAGTATAGCTCATTGAGCGCTGAAGCTAGGATAGCTTTCTGGTATCTGTTAGCACAAAGACTAGGAAGCAATATCATCGGCAATCTAAGTGAGTTTACACCTACTGAGCAAGTCACAATTGTGTTGAACTCAATCCAATCTCTGAACACCGATGAATTAGTGTCGTTTCTGAAGCACGCGCTGTAAACAGTCGGAAGTTTTGTAAATCCCTGGAGGAAGGCTTCTTGCAGGGGAGAGTGTGTTCAGACAAATGAAATAGCTGTAGGTAGGGTTATGCTCTACCTACATCGGTTTTAGTTTTCAAAAAATAGTTTTAAAGAAGAGTTCTATGTTAAGACAAGATACTACGATTAGACAAAACACTATCAAAAGAAAGCATCTTATTTATAGTCTGATTACTGGTCTGATTATTGGTACTATTGCCGGTACACCTCTAGGTTGGATTGCTCATCAATACTATTACCAGCAACGTCTAGCTCAAATTTTGTTATGTCGAGAACGCAATAGTAACCAGCCAGCCGCAGTTGTTGATTCTATTTGCGGTCGAGCATATTAATGAATCAGTTATCAGTTAAAAGAATTAGGATGGGCAAGACTCCCACCCTAGTTTATGTGTGATTGCTCATTCTAGGGTCAGCATTCGACCAGCGTGCCAAAGATGCCATGTAGGTTGTTTTGCCAGAGGCGCGCGTTAAGGACTCTCACAGGCGAACGACCATTCGACCCTTCAATAAGGTGTATTCCACACAAATGAAAACCGCTGTATCTGAAAATTTCTATATGTTTCAGTATTGTCTCTGGGGACAAATTGCAGAAGGGTGGGCATTGCCCACCCTTCTTTGTTGCTACTTTTTGCGATGCACAAAGAACTCTCAGCGGGATGTCAGATGTAGCAATTATGCCATCTGTCATATTTTCAATCTATATCTA
The sequence above is a segment of the Mastigocladopsis repens PCC 10914 genome. Coding sequences within it:
- a CDS encoding DJ-1/PfpI/YhbO family deglycase/protease, with the translated sequence MVNNHTGKKKVAILIENFVEDSEFQVPYNALKQAGMEVVVLGSRMNETYKGKQGKLSKQPDGTTTEAIASEFDAVVIPGGMAPDHMRRNPNTVRFVQEAMQQGKLVAAVCHGPQLLIEGDLLKGKQATGFLAIRKDMINAGANYIDEPLVVDGNLISSRQPGDLPIFTTALLSRLGYGGKDAALPDERDTNAEWWKLADAWGGSTKGDITKALNTALAGERYSLEALDKYAQKESDAQIKSLFQEMIGNKQRHIQILEARLNELGEKPSLVANIANQYAKVKTALTGSDDIYQLRSALGDVQTGIGDIGNLMAATTDPVSTAIFTQIHKDLLVYEQQLVDLYRTRMGTEVKPAKPTTGAAVSM
- a CDS encoding DUF2267 domain-containing protein, with the translated sequence MKYGEFIKHVQSLSQLNSREEAERATSATLETIKERIVGDEAKDLAAQLPQELGEYLRGREGENGQHFDLQEFIKRVSEKEGVDPTAAVMHVRSVFAVLRNAVTPGEFEDFQANFSDDYAELFPTSPTSEVPA
- a CDS encoding DUF6335 family protein gives rise to the protein MAEKRDLSEQNSNNELATDDLPQEITESYGTGVQAEPGYNIGDRRQRYQTEGTVEASPEITGGDIDAAWELEAAVGDEAVGGTAPTPDQDIVDEIGAAVGLEMDDKAFVRTTEILEQRDDRRWELDPMSSPDYEDRRNETQE
- a CDS encoding orange carotenoid protein N-terminal domain-containing protein, translated to MTFTQTNDPTIREIVQAFQSLNVDDQLALFWFIYKEMGNSVTPAAPGASTVSTDIAEGLFNQVKELSHEEQLQLQRDLINKADNQYTRMYGSMSETTKLLFWYRLAQGMENATIIPMPPNYQLSSQSQELLNRIKQIDFEQQITLFRDYVAPMGAEPKAGAEI
- a CDS encoding orange carotenoid protein N-terminal domain-containing protein encodes the protein MTSTNTNAIQEAVAGFRSLIIDDELLVLALLYRDVAGSVPADAANALPTQDAANLVTRVEQLSPQENQLSALRDFLGAERNDQDATILDPNPSKALAELVTGGGTTIPAHEYSSLSAEARIAFWYLLAQRLGSNIIGNLSEFTPTEQVTIVLNSIQSLNTDELVSFLKHAL